One stretch of Priestia megaterium DNA includes these proteins:
- the nasC gene encoding assimilatory nitrate reductase catalytic subunit NasC — protein MTEMLLKYFREQQKQVETERIYNTQCPYCSMQCKMQLVEQTHVKRKTYKTIGTDNPTSQGRLCIKGMNAHQHPLHKDRIQYPLLKVNGEFVKISWKEALHYIKENVTEIQEKNGADALGVYGSASITNEEAYLLGKFARVALKTKYIDYNGRLCMSAAASAASKTFGMDRGFTNSLQEIPFTECIMLAGTNIAECQPTIMPYFEKAKENGAFIIAIDPRETATTKIADLHLKLKPGSDAALANGILKILIEENYLDERFLQERVNGFEEVIQYVESLEFNVIEEITGVPLEEMYQAARMFGQRKTGMIFTARGVEQQTDGSAAVRNFLNILLSVGKIGKPRCGYGAITGQGNGQGAREHGQKADQLPGYRSIENHEHRMYIADVWNIEEKDLPRKGVSAYEMIEKIHDGEIKGLFLMCSNPTVSNPNANFVKKAFEKLEFLVVADMFESETAKLANLILPASSYLEDEGTMTNVEGRVTLREASFPCRGEIKHDWEILCEIATALGKEEHFSFSSAEEIFNELRIASKGGIADYSGITYERLRAEKGILWPCRSLTDKGTERLFETRFAHSDGKAMMVPVSNQAIVPKAKITEKYPLYLTTGRVMSHYLTGVQTRKSASLSARNFESFMEIHPSTAKKYEISNQELVQIESSYGSIVVRSKFSEGIRPDTVFVPFHWADSQNVNNLVSEKLDPACKMPGFKVSAVKITPSVKRSSY, from the coding sequence ATGACTGAGATGCTATTGAAATATTTTCGTGAGCAGCAAAAGCAAGTTGAAACCGAGCGTATCTATAATACTCAGTGTCCTTACTGCAGCATGCAGTGCAAAATGCAGTTAGTTGAACAAACACATGTGAAAAGGAAAACGTATAAAACAATTGGAACAGACAACCCTACTTCTCAAGGAAGGTTATGTATCAAAGGAATGAATGCGCATCAGCATCCTTTGCATAAAGATCGGATTCAATATCCTTTATTAAAAGTAAACGGAGAGTTTGTAAAGATTTCTTGGAAAGAAGCTCTTCACTATATTAAAGAAAACGTTACAGAGATTCAAGAGAAGAATGGAGCAGATGCGCTAGGTGTTTATGGAAGTGCCTCTATTACAAATGAAGAAGCTTATTTATTAGGGAAATTTGCTCGAGTTGCGTTAAAAACAAAGTATATTGATTACAATGGACGCTTATGTATGTCGGCTGCTGCTTCTGCTGCTAGTAAAACATTTGGCATGGACCGAGGATTTACGAATAGCTTGCAAGAGATTCCGTTTACTGAATGTATTATGTTAGCTGGAACAAATATTGCGGAATGTCAGCCAACGATTATGCCTTATTTTGAGAAAGCAAAAGAAAACGGAGCTTTTATTATTGCAATTGATCCAAGAGAAACAGCTACAACTAAAATAGCTGATTTACACTTGAAACTTAAACCGGGGAGCGACGCGGCACTAGCCAATGGAATCTTGAAGATCCTTATAGAAGAAAATTATCTAGATGAACGATTTCTACAAGAACGTGTCAATGGATTTGAAGAAGTAATTCAATATGTGGAGTCTCTGGAATTTAATGTCATTGAAGAAATAACGGGAGTGCCACTTGAGGAAATGTACCAAGCTGCCCGTATGTTTGGTCAAAGAAAAACGGGAATGATTTTTACTGCTAGAGGGGTAGAGCAGCAAACAGACGGAAGTGCTGCGGTGCGAAATTTTTTGAATATTCTACTTTCCGTTGGGAAAATCGGTAAACCTCGCTGCGGATATGGGGCCATTACTGGTCAAGGAAATGGGCAAGGAGCCCGAGAGCATGGTCAAAAAGCGGATCAGCTTCCTGGCTACCGTTCCATCGAAAATCATGAGCACCGGATGTATATAGCAGATGTGTGGAACATAGAGGAGAAAGATCTTCCTAGAAAAGGCGTTTCTGCATATGAGATGATTGAAAAAATTCATGACGGTGAAATTAAAGGGCTGTTTTTGATGTGTTCAAATCCAACAGTTTCAAATCCAAACGCTAATTTTGTTAAGAAGGCTTTTGAAAAGCTTGAATTTCTAGTGGTAGCAGATATGTTTGAATCAGAAACGGCAAAATTAGCAAACTTAATCTTACCAGCATCTTCCTACTTGGAAGATGAAGGAACCATGACAAATGTAGAGGGAAGAGTTACATTACGCGAAGCTAGCTTTCCATGCCGTGGCGAAATCAAACACGACTGGGAAATACTATGTGAAATTGCTACAGCTTTAGGGAAAGAGGAACATTTTTCGTTTTCATCAGCTGAAGAAATATTTAATGAACTGCGAATAGCAAGTAAAGGAGGGATCGCGGATTACTCCGGTATTACGTACGAACGATTACGAGCGGAAAAAGGAATTTTATGGCCATGCAGAAGCTTAACAGATAAAGGAACCGAGCGCCTGTTTGAAACGCGTTTTGCTCATAGTGATGGAAAAGCGATGATGGTCCCTGTCTCGAATCAAGCTATTGTTCCTAAAGCAAAAATAACGGAAAAATATCCTCTCTATTTAACAACGGGGAGAGTGATGTCGCACTATTTAACGGGTGTACAAACGCGAAAAAGTGCGTCTTTATCTGCGAGAAATTTCGAATCATTTATGGAAATCCACCCTTCAACAGCGAAAAAATATGAAATTTCGAATCAAGAATTAGTACAAATTGAATCTTCATATGGAAGTATTGTGGTAAGAAGCAAATTTTCAGAGGGCATTCGGCCAGATACCGTATTTGTTCCTTTTCACTGGGCGGATTCTCAAAATGTTAATAACCTTGTCTCTGAGAAATTAGATCCCGCCTGTAAGATGCCAGGGTTTAAAGTAAGTGCTGTGAAGATTACCCCTTCTGTAAAAAGAAGCAGCTATTAA
- a CDS encoding MFS transporter, with protein MFSKRPLSVLLISTLSMIIAFSVWSVFAPIAADIQVMYSLTNAEKSILIATPVLLGSLMRIPMGILTDRFGGRKVYSLTMLALLLPTICAGFTHSYSMLLFWAFFIGMAGTTFAISITYVSKWYSPQKQGFILGIAGMGNLGSAVASFSIPLIFSSFGLPWVFWSLAIAVALMALLLWVGTSDHPSAASPKTLQESLSVLKFKETWFLSVFYFLTFGGFVTFSIYLPTILHDQFNASTVDSGLKTAVFVVLATFVRPLGGYLSDVFGAKKVLTFVFTGMLLIGVFIAFTITAFSLFSVGCLLAAITLGIGNGAVFKMVPSVSTGNIGAVTGIVGAFGGVGGFFPPIVLGFIKDTSGDYVVGFSLLALFALFCLLLNYSGFKKQDVRINQKHLA; from the coding sequence ATGTTTTCTAAACGGCCCTTATCTGTACTTCTTATCTCGACTTTATCTATGATTATTGCTTTTTCAGTATGGTCTGTCTTCGCACCTATCGCTGCAGATATTCAAGTGATGTATTCGTTAACCAATGCTGAAAAAAGTATCTTAATTGCCACTCCCGTCTTATTAGGTTCCCTCATGCGAATTCCGATGGGGATTTTAACAGATCGCTTCGGGGGAAGAAAAGTGTATTCTTTGACTATGCTGGCTCTTTTACTCCCTACCATTTGTGCAGGCTTTACTCATTCTTATTCCATGCTGCTCTTTTGGGCATTTTTTATCGGCATGGCTGGAACAACATTTGCTATTTCCATTACATATGTCTCTAAATGGTATTCACCTCAAAAGCAAGGTTTTATTTTAGGAATTGCCGGGATGGGCAACTTAGGATCGGCGGTAGCAAGCTTTAGTATTCCACTTATCTTTTCTTCTTTTGGCTTGCCTTGGGTATTTTGGAGTTTAGCAATTGCGGTAGCCTTAATGGCTCTTTTATTATGGGTAGGAACTTCAGACCACCCTTCTGCTGCTTCCCCCAAAACGCTGCAGGAATCTTTATCGGTATTAAAATTTAAAGAAACGTGGTTTTTATCCGTTTTCTATTTTTTAACATTTGGTGGATTTGTAACGTTCAGCATCTATCTCCCTACCATTTTGCATGATCAATTTAATGCTTCAACTGTAGACAGTGGGCTGAAAACAGCTGTTTTTGTCGTACTAGCAACGTTTGTACGGCCTCTTGGAGGATATTTATCGGATGTATTCGGAGCAAAAAAAGTACTCACCTTCGTCTTTACCGGAATGCTACTAATAGGGGTATTTATTGCATTTACCATCACTGCCTTCTCCCTATTTAGCGTAGGTTGTTTACTTGCAGCCATTACTCTTGGCATCGGAAATGGAGCTGTTTTTAAAATGGTTCCATCTGTTTCAACAGGAAATATTGGAGCTGTTACCGGGATCGTAGGAGCATTCGGAGGAGTAGGCGGCTTCTTTCCCCCTATTGTGCTAGGCTTTATAAAAGATACAAGCGGAGATTACGTTGTCGGTTTTTCCTTACTAGCGCTTTTTGCCCTATTCTGTCTCTTACTGAATTATTCTGGATTCAAAAAACAAGATGTACGTATTAACCAAAAGCACCTTGCCTGA